The following coding sequences are from one Mycoplasma mycoides subsp. capri window:
- a CDS encoding DUF262 domain-containing protein yields the protein MINHLITVSPRSVKEMFSYLQIVEIPLYQRQYCWSKENIHSLLNDLLDRDQDNRQHFFGTITEAIAPTDTDSPNGLKHRIIDGQQRLTTCLLLIHFFNSKIIRNKESNILQQSVFKEKGLTIKEFNLEKRSDDQETWSISEDIKKIINYYTSNELDNSEINFSDKKIKENYEIIQNFFDSKKFIVDDYKRLLDIFLNKFIFSSLIYPINDPFEEMTIFENLNSKGVPLDDLDLIKNIIMLADQNKNPKDNLRQFDKYIWNLVSNGDWKNKDKEKVIRDFFEEFLKWYLKDNYKKYGSYEIYKNFKYYIKSSKDKNWTLTNILQELKKYLILYLTITKPIKANHIGNNLWIRVIDQKRVYIGLLFALFNKFSNFDTSSEEWKENITIINYMKVFSIHIIRLMSYQGTGQSLSDFCLWFEEQITKEEKTYKDLFEILKDNSIKKPLNAISPDDIQVRESLLSVKDTVKWIAKSVIDVVETTILNNANEEINHTKKTTLEHIMPQTLTGEWIKYIASNENTSEQDVIDKHKAYLNKIGNLCFIDLSKNSKISNYSFEDKKSKLYRLVSSPLINGSDNLKDYNIDSINSYSVWGFSEIQKRTEQIVDQFLKIINQIN from the coding sequence ATGATAAATCACTTAATTACAGTTAGTCCTAGAAGTGTTAAAGAAATGTTTTCTTATTTACAAATAGTTGAAATACCTTTATATCAAAGACAATATTGTTGAAGCAAAGAAAATATTCATTCACTTTTAAATGACTTATTAGATAGAGATCAAGATAATCGTCAGCACTTTTTTGGAACAATTACTGAAGCAATAGCTCCAACTGATACAGATAGTCCTAATGGTTTAAAACATCGAATAATTGATGGTCAACAAAGATTAACTACTTGTCTTTTATTAATTCATTTTTTTAATAGCAAAATAATCAGAAATAAAGAATCGAATATTTTACAACAATCAGTTTTTAAAGAAAAAGGTTTAACAATCAAAGAATTTAATTTAGAAAAACGCTCTGATGATCAAGAAACTTGATCTATATCAGAAGATATTAAAAAAATAATTAATTATTATACAAGTAACGAGCTTGATAATAGTGAAATAAATTTTAGTGATAAAAAAATAAAAGAAAATTATGAAATTATTCAAAACTTTTTTGATTCTAAAAAATTTATTGTTGATGATTATAAAAGATTATTAGATATTTTTTTAAATAAGTTTATTTTTTCATCATTGATTTATCCAATAAATGATCCATTTGAAGAAATGACTATTTTTGAAAATTTAAACTCTAAAGGTGTACCTTTAGATGATCTAGACTTAATTAAAAATATTATAATGTTAGCAGATCAAAATAAAAATCCAAAAGACAACTTAAGACAATTTGATAAATACATTTGAAATTTAGTTTCAAATGGAGATTGAAAAAATAAAGATAAAGAAAAAGTAATTAGAGACTTTTTTGAAGAATTTTTAAAATGATACTTAAAAGATAATTATAAAAAATATGGATCTTATGAAATTTATAAAAATTTCAAATATTATATAAAGTCTAGTAAAGACAAAAACTGAACTTTAACTAATATTTTACAAGAGTTAAAAAAATATCTGATTTTATATTTAACAATTACTAAACCAATAAAAGCTAATCATATTGGAAATAATTTATGAATAAGAGTAATTGATCAAAAAAGAGTTTATATAGGTTTATTATTTGCATTATTTAATAAATTTTCAAACTTTGATACTAGTAGTGAAGAATGAAAAGAAAATATAACAATTATTAATTATATGAAAGTATTTTCAATACATATTATAAGATTAATGTCTTATCAAGGTACAGGTCAATCACTTTCAGATTTTTGTTTATGATTTGAAGAACAAATAACTAAAGAAGAAAAAACTTATAAAGACTTATTTGAAATTTTAAAAGATAATTCTATTAAAAAACCACTAAATGCAATATCTCCTGATGATATACAAGTTAGAGAATCACTTTTAAGTGTCAAAGACACAGTTAAGTGAATTGCAAAAAGTGTTATTGATGTTGTTGAAACTACTATTTTAAATAATGCTAATGAAGAAATCAATCATACTAAAAAAACTACACTAGAACATATAATGCCTCAAACTTTAACTGGTGAATGAATTAAATATATAGCAAGTAATGAAAACACTTCAGAACAAGATGTTATAGATAAGCATAAAGCATATTTAAATAAAATAGGAAATTTATGCTTTATTGATTTAAGTAAAAATTCTAAAATAAGTAATTATTCATTTGAAGATAAAAAATCTAAACTTTATCGTCTTGTTTCATCACCTTTAATTAATGGATCTGATAATTTAAAAGACTATAATATTGATTCTATTAATTCTTATAGTGTTTGAGGATTTAGTGAAATTCAAAAAAGAACCGAACAAATTGTTGATCAATTTTTAAAAATCATTAATCAAATTAATTAA
- a CDS encoding MAG4940 family membrane protein: MIQKNTPGEALRTFFNPTVFGFEILAVFLLVFLVLVFRLIAILLKKQHNKLFLSTSFTIATALAFFLPYGFASIGVKTSIAPFLNPLIVFFKAVFIGFGKSGQESNQLVGSILTNGIWYILFAQFIGVILSILVFYLFFYSIKKVNNKKIEYQFLNTLTLREFFKSSSDLSILGFSIKEFVFITLLIIVLPFISAIDTAIYKFDQFGIILMELLFIWTILFISSFFEFFSFHLAFPFIDIIFKTIDFILLKKENQISIKSYLFDLLKFVLVIIFSIIIPIIIGFISIAIKMKTGVVISVA, from the coding sequence ATGATACAAAAAAATACACCAGGAGAAGCGTTAAGAACGTTTTTTAATCCAACAGTCTTTGGTTTTGAAATTCTAGCAGTATTTTTACTAGTATTTTTAGTTTTAGTTTTTAGACTAATTGCAATATTGTTAAAAAAACAACATAATAAGTTATTTTTATCAACTAGTTTTACAATAGCTACAGCTTTAGCTTTCTTTTTACCTTATGGATTTGCTTCAATTGGAGTAAAAACTTCTATAGCTCCATTTTTAAACCCATTAATTGTCTTTTTTAAAGCAGTGTTTATTGGGTTTGGAAAATCTGGTCAAGAAAGTAATCAATTAGTAGGATCTATTTTAACTAATGGGATTTGATATATTTTATTTGCTCAATTTATTGGAGTAATTTTAAGTATTTTAGTATTTTATTTATTTTTTTATAGTATTAAAAAAGTTAATAATAAAAAAATCGAATATCAATTTTTAAATACATTAACATTAAGAGAATTTTTTAAAAGCTCATCTGATTTATCAATACTAGGTTTTAGTATTAAAGAGTTTGTGTTTATTACTTTATTAATAATAGTTTTACCATTTATATCAGCAATTGATACAGCTATTTATAAGTTTGATCAATTTGGAATTATATTAATGGAATTGTTATTTATTTGAACTATTTTATTTATTTCTTCATTTTTTGAATTCTTTTCATTTCATTTAGCATTTCCATTTATAGATATTATTTTTAAAACAATAGATTTCATTTTATTAAAAAAAGAAAATCAAATTAGTATTAAGTCATACTTATTTGATTTATTAAAGTTTGTTTTAGTAATTATATTTTCAATAATAATACCTATAATAATTGGATTTATTAGTATAGCTATTAAGATGAAAACCGGAGTAGTTATATCAGTTGCTTAA
- a CDS encoding MSC_0775 family lipoprotein, which yields MINKKNKKSIFAVLCSLPILSTSIVIGCKTTQNQQGIYKILNFEKENQINILSEINQYFEKHDFNEQLVQFVNKDSHNYITLDSLMKNNYAAKYVKFDKDKFKQIIKKEFNLSDAYLNKLEIEVDYTNIDRDYSNNFDIVFPIRIKRQLENHKKASYQPGLFTEQIIKFRLKNVKSSPSEAFFAEELKDIFNKLKELKYDNFTAKIKTNISDELKKQIDQWNINELDSTQLSNIFEINTSEFNQLKTNNPNFVFKSTIFGVDFSDKNLALNEGYLKVRFAVKEGFDSSKKAKKLIEINKEINELVTRKKKLEKDNKNDSNKTEIDKLTEQIKQKTIELKTIQKKALPAEAGITKLIKFKFDWNDQFWKNIKLNEVIKIDTIKYGISNTDFSSLTKDNLIVKILNKDVKNVDIKKIEKTNDFRNAKLVLDVLLKDNKKLELNKKIGVGKYSLLYENDFIKNNIQAPYFTTERLTQENLQSVNKDFFRQFNSELFSGGYASSRGFYAPKITTPIFMHIGEDYVANDFQAVLMPYDGEIIAAYELTTKIPFTGVGTVVVVKIKVSDLDWTPKEKEIYLNDNKDHIYMSFLHLDASRTLNNQKLGWSAEKVVLNNNRTIQVVKSLTPEKPQKVAKNTIIGYLGNNASNGGWMSHAHVNLYTNRPSYLSENYFSTKANQGLSEDRIKQYHQIVNGKETWRQFGNIGLHQSPEKSPFNIYEVDPITGVEKLDENKEKIIIKNEQALFLPNLSMSLFEKRLGYANPNLVYRLRDNKTVSFSVKEVNKLA from the coding sequence ATGATAAATAAAAAAAATAAAAAATCAATTTTTGCTGTACTTTGTAGTTTACCAATACTTTCAACTTCTATAGTTATTGGGTGTAAAACAACTCAAAATCAACAAGGTATTTATAAAATACTAAATTTTGAAAAAGAAAATCAAATAAACATATTATCTGAAATTAATCAATATTTTGAAAAACACGACTTTAATGAACAACTAGTACAATTTGTTAATAAAGATTCACATAATTATATAACTTTAGATAGTTTAATGAAAAATAACTATGCAGCTAAATATGTTAAATTTGATAAAGATAAATTCAAACAAATTATTAAAAAAGAGTTTAATCTTTCTGATGCTTATTTAAATAAGTTAGAAATAGAAGTTGATTACACTAATATTGATAGAGATTATTCAAATAATTTTGATATTGTTTTTCCTATTAGAATAAAAAGACAATTAGAAAATCATAAAAAAGCTAGTTATCAACCTGGATTATTTACTGAACAAATAATTAAGTTTAGATTAAAAAATGTAAAAAGTTCACCTAGTGAAGCGTTTTTTGCTGAAGAGTTAAAAGATATTTTTAATAAATTAAAAGAACTTAAATATGATAACTTTACAGCTAAAATTAAAACTAATATTTCTGATGAGCTTAAAAAACAAATAGATCAATGAAATATTAATGAATTAGACTCAACTCAACTTTCAAATATTTTTGAAATAAATACTTCTGAATTTAATCAATTAAAAACAAATAATCCTAATTTTGTTTTTAAATCAACAATTTTTGGTGTTGATTTTAGTGATAAAAATTTAGCTTTAAATGAAGGTTATTTAAAAGTTAGATTTGCAGTTAAAGAAGGTTTTGATTCATCTAAAAAAGCTAAAAAACTAATTGAAATTAATAAAGAAATTAATGAATTAGTTACAAGAAAAAAGAAATTAGAAAAAGATAATAAAAATGATTCAAATAAAACAGAAATTGATAAACTAACTGAACAAATTAAACAAAAAACAATAGAACTAAAAACAATTCAAAAAAAAGCTTTACCAGCTGAAGCAGGAATAACTAAATTAATAAAATTTAAATTTGATTGAAATGATCAATTTTGAAAAAACATTAAATTAAATGAAGTTATTAAAATTGATACTATTAAATATGGAATTTCTAATACTGATTTTTCATCATTAACTAAAGATAATTTAATAGTTAAAATTCTTAATAAAGATGTTAAAAATGTTGATATTAAAAAAATAGAAAAAACTAATGATTTTAGAAACGCTAAATTAGTTTTAGATGTTTTATTAAAAGATAATAAAAAATTAGAATTAAACAAAAAAATAGGTGTTGGAAAATATAGTTTATTATATGAAAATGACTTTATCAAAAACAATATTCAAGCTCCTTATTTTACAACTGAAAGATTAACTCAAGAAAATTTACAATCTGTAAATAAAGACTTTTTTAGACAATTTAATTCAGAATTATTTTCTGGTGGGTATGCTTCATCAAGAGGATTTTATGCTCCAAAAATTACTACACCAATATTTATGCATATTGGAGAAGATTATGTAGCTAATGATTTTCAAGCTGTATTAATGCCATATGATGGAGAGATTATAGCTGCATATGAATTAACTACTAAAATACCATTTACTGGAGTTGGAACAGTTGTTGTTGTTAAAATAAAAGTTTCTGATTTAGATTGAACTCCTAAAGAAAAAGAAATCTATTTAAATGATAATAAAGATCATATTTATATGTCATTTTTACATTTAGATGCCTCAAGAACTTTAAATAATCAAAAATTAGGATGAAGCGCAGAAAAAGTTGTTTTAAATAACAATAGAACAATTCAAGTTGTTAAAAGTTTAACACCAGAAAAACCTCAAAAAGTAGCAAAAAATACTATTATTGGTTATTTAGGTAATAATGCATCTAATGGTGGATGAATGAGTCATGCTCATGTTAATTTATATACAAATAGACCTAGTTATTTATCTGAAAATTACTTTTCAACTAAAGCTAATCAAGGATTGTCTGAAGATAGAATCAAACAATATCATCAAATAGTTAATGGTAAAGAAACTTGAAGACAATTTGGAAATATTGGTTTACATCAATCACCAGAAAAATCACCATTTAATATATATGAAGTTGATCCAATTACTGGAGTAGAAAAACTAGATGAAAATAAAGAGAAAATCATAATAAAAAATGAACAAGCTTTATTTTTACCAAACTTAAGTATGAGTTTATTTGAAAAAAGATTAGGTTATGCTAATCCAAATTTAGTGTATAGATTAAGAGATAATAAAACAGTTTCATTTAGTGTAAAAGAAGTTAATAAATTAGCATAA
- a CDS encoding MSC_0775 family lipoprotein, giving the protein MFKSKKLIIPLLTTLAVVPSLVVVSCKNPQSTQSLSEKIYLNYNLQTEKDKQEFENYNQINMLSEINQYFTKHDHNNDLVKFTTNGASGDTVEFNNIMKNNYASKYIKFDQDKFKEIIKKEFNLSDSFLNRLEFEVDYNNISRDYGNNFDIIFPIRVKLPLVSHNNFKYQQGLFIEQTFNFRIKNVKASNSEKIDVSKIKDIYNELVKLKDKNNFTASVKEVTEETKKLVDEWGIHELNSKQLGDIFEVKTEEFDKLVKDKEVEHKVTITDVDLSDSNLAINEGLLKLRLGIRSKEKETETGVNVWVKFNFDQKDTFWKELKISESIKVNTVKFSETNTDFTKLMNDNLIIKSKSKFIKNIKLSSIDKTTDYRNSGVLLEVLTNESKDNVIKLHKKLGVGKYTDLYSADFTKNNIHAPNFATEKLTQENLKSINKDFFRQFDSELFSGGYAKSRGFYGEKIKSPQYMHVGEDYIANDFQAVVMPYDGEIIAAYELTSNIPFSGVGTVLVAKIPVTNLPWSPKEKEIYLNDSKEHIFISFLHLDAQKTLNNDKLGWSAETTELGKQRTIKVVKEVTPKNPKKVSKGTIIGYLGDHSSNGGWMSHAHINLYTNRPSYLSENYFSSKTTKSPVDKNRLDKYHTNDLTNKKETFTTLGNVGVEFKPESKIYQVDPKTGKEDKKMELQEIPVYLSGLNMLTIEKTKGYANPNLMYKLRDERTVSFSVKEVNKL; this is encoded by the coding sequence ATGTTTAAGAGCAAGAAATTGATAATTCCTTTACTAACTACACTAGCTGTTGTTCCTTCACTTGTTGTAGTTTCTTGTAAAAATCCTCAATCTACTCAATCTTTAAGTGAAAAAATTTATTTAAACTATAATTTACAAACTGAAAAAGACAAACAAGAATTTGAAAACTATAACCAAATTAATATGTTAAGTGAAATTAATCAATATTTTACTAAACATGATCATAACAATGATTTAGTTAAATTCACAACTAATGGTGCTTCTGGAGATACTGTTGAATTTAACAATATAATGAAAAATAACTATGCATCAAAATATATAAAATTTGATCAAGACAAATTTAAAGAAATTATTAAAAAAGAATTTAATTTATCTGATAGCTTTTTAAACAGATTAGAATTTGAGGTTGACTATAATAATATATCAAGAGATTATGGTAATAACTTTGATATTATTTTTCCTATAAGAGTTAAACTTCCTTTAGTTAGTCATAATAATTTTAAATACCAACAAGGTTTATTTATTGAACAAACTTTTAACTTTAGAATTAAAAATGTAAAAGCAAGTAATAGTGAAAAAATAGATGTATCTAAGATTAAAGATATATATAACGAACTTGTTAAATTAAAAGATAAAAATAACTTTACAGCTAGTGTTAAAGAAGTAACTGAAGAAACTAAAAAGCTAGTTGATGAGTGAGGAATTCATGAATTAAATTCAAAACAACTAGGTGATATTTTTGAAGTTAAAACTGAAGAATTTGACAAGTTAGTTAAAGATAAAGAAGTTGAACATAAAGTTACTATTACTGATGTAGATTTATCTGACTCTAATTTAGCTATTAATGAAGGATTATTAAAATTAAGACTAGGTATAAGAAGTAAGGAAAAAGAAACTGAAACTGGTGTTAATGTTTGAGTTAAGTTTAACTTTGATCAAAAAGATACATTTTGAAAAGAATTAAAAATAAGTGAATCTATTAAGGTTAATACTGTTAAGTTTTCTGAAACTAACACAGATTTTACTAAATTAATGAATGATAATTTAATAATAAAATCTAAGTCTAAATTCATTAAAAACATTAAGTTAAGTTCAATTGATAAAACAACAGATTATAGAAATTCTGGTGTACTTTTAGAAGTATTAACTAATGAAAGTAAAGATAATGTAATAAAACTACATAAAAAACTTGGTGTAGGAAAATACACTGATTTATATAGTGCTGATTTTACTAAAAATAACATTCATGCTCCTAACTTTGCAACTGAAAAATTAACTCAAGAAAATCTAAAAAGTATTAATAAAGACTTCTTTAGACAATTTGATTCAGAATTGTTTTCTGGAGGATATGCTAAATCTAGAGGATTTTATGGTGAAAAAATAAAAAGTCCACAATATATGCACGTAGGTGAAGATTATATAGCTAATGATTTTCAGGCAGTAGTAATGCCATATGATGGAGAAATCATAGCAGCTTATGAATTAACAAGCAATATTCCATTTAGCGGTGTAGGTACAGTTTTGGTAGCTAAAATCCCAGTTACCAACTTACCTTGATCTCCTAAAGAAAAAGAAATTTATTTAAACGATAGTAAGGAACATATATTTATATCATTTTTACATTTAGATGCGCAAAAGACATTAAATAATGATAAATTAGGTTGATCAGCTGAAACTACAGAATTAGGAAAACAAAGAACCATAAAAGTTGTAAAAGAAGTTACACCAAAAAACCCTAAAAAAGTTTCTAAGGGAACTATTATTGGTTATTTAGGTGATCATTCATCAAATGGTGGATGAATGAGTCACGCTCATATTAACTTATATACAAATAGACCTAGTTATTTATCTGAAAATTACTTTTCATCTAAAACAACCAAATCTCCAGTTGATAAAAATAGACTTGATAAATATCATACTAATGATTTAACTAATAAAAAAGAGACTTTCACTACTCTTGGAAATGTTGGTGTTGAATTTAAACCAGAAAGTAAAATCTACCAAGTTGATCCTAAAACTGGTAAAGAAGATAAAAAAATGGAATTACAAGAAATACCAGTATATCTATCTGGTTTAAATATGTTAACCATTGAAAAAACTAAAGGTTATGCTAACCCAAATCTAATGTATAAATTAAGAGATGAAAGAACAGTTTCATTTAGTGTAAAAGAAGTTAACAAATTATAA
- the msrB gene encoding peptide-methionine (R)-S-oxide reductase MsrB — protein MNKVIYLAGGCFWGVEAYFSKLKGVIDAENGYANGISEKTKYYSLAKTLHAETVKITYDPNQISLEELLVHYFRIIHPDSLNKQGNDVGTQYRTGVYYTDINDKKVIELVFLEYKKQYDEFYVELEELKNYMTAEDYHQDYLDKNPTGYCHVNLNVDFNLTDKEKEFVQLIRKELSLDELSLNVLKYSATEKPHTSEFNDEHRKGIYVEKITKEVLFASNTKFNAGCGWPSFATPINSKAVEYKADYSHNMHRVEVRSKTGDNHLGHVFNDGPKEMGGLRYCINGAALEFIPYEEMDEKGYSEYKKILD, from the coding sequence ATGAATAAAGTTATTTATTTAGCTGGTGGTTGTTTTTGAGGTGTTGAAGCATATTTTTCTAAACTAAAAGGTGTAATTGATGCTGAAAATGGATATGCTAATGGAATTAGTGAAAAAACTAAATATTATAGTTTAGCTAAAACTTTACATGCTGAAACAGTAAAAATTACTTATGATCCAAATCAAATTTCACTAGAAGAATTATTAGTGCATTATTTTAGAATTATTCATCCTGATTCATTAAATAAACAAGGAAATGATGTAGGAACACAATATAGAACTGGTGTTTATTATACTGATATAAATGATAAGAAAGTTATTGAATTAGTGTTTTTAGAATATAAAAAACAATATGATGAATTTTATGTTGAACTAGAAGAACTAAAAAACTATATGACAGCTGAAGATTATCATCAAGATTATTTAGATAAAAACCCAACAGGTTATTGTCATGTTAATTTAAATGTAGATTTTAATTTAACTGATAAAGAAAAAGAATTTGTTCAATTAATTAGAAAAGAATTAAGTTTAGATGAATTAAGCTTAAATGTTTTAAAATACTCAGCAACAGAAAAACCACACACTTCAGAATTTAATGATGAACATAGAAAAGGTATTTATGTTGAAAAAATAACTAAAGAAGTGTTATTTGCTTCAAATACCAAGTTTAATGCTGGTTGTGGTTGACCTAGTTTTGCTACTCCAATTAATAGTAAAGCTGTTGAATATAAAGCAGATTATTCTCACAATATGCACAGAGTTGAAGTTAGATCAAAAACTGGAGATAACCATTTAGGTCATGTTTTTAATGATGGTCCTAAAGAAATGGGTGGTTTAAGATATTGTATTAATGGTGCTGCTCTTGAATTTATTCCTTATGAAGAAATGGATGAAAAAGGATATTCAGAATATAAAAAAATCTTAGACTAA
- a CDS encoding BspA family leucine-rich repeat surface protein, translated as MKHLLKIISSLTVLSTSVLAVSCTNKSEQNNKDQLPNNKDNTENKDKKEEKDQPQADQPSDHPKEEPKIEISEEEKQEVIDALQKVFKEQEDAFGSFHTHQEVLDQLKVYLNDNKIKHLDHLKLTNEKEKNTNLKVDTEHKKLNKINLSFFDKNIIFSPKKVLENEVQDKYIDKKLIQVGYKLDNSITRINLKQINKNTTQVPRHLPLKINSFNESFKNLESSKIDNLDKWNTRNIKYMTETFSETSSFNQDLNSWDVSGVIDMTNMFAGAKKFNQSLNSWNTANVKSMSGMFWEAESFNGNISNWNVMNVDDMSVMFSGAKNFNQDISRWDTSKVGSMKGMFSDAKSFNQDISRWDTSKVGTMEQMFENAKSFNQNLKRWNVEKVTHAENFRRGTENNFLEENQPNFGPNTAK; from the coding sequence ATGAAGCATTTATTAAAAATAATAAGTAGTTTAACTGTACTAAGTACTAGTGTTTTAGCAGTTAGTTGTACTAATAAATCAGAACAAAATAACAAAGACCAACTACCCAATAATAAAGATAATACTGAAAATAAAGATAAAAAAGAAGAAAAAGACCAACCACAAGCTGATCAACCCAGTGATCATCCTAAAGAAGAACCTAAAATTGAAATAAGTGAAGAAGAAAAACAAGAAGTTATAGATGCACTACAAAAAGTATTTAAAGAACAAGAAGATGCATTTGGTAGTTTTCATACACACCAAGAAGTATTAGATCAGTTAAAAGTTTATTTAAATGATAATAAAATCAAACATTTAGATCATTTAAAATTAACAAATGAAAAAGAAAAAAATACTAATCTTAAAGTAGATACTGAACATAAAAAATTAAATAAGATAAACTTAAGTTTTTTTGACAAAAATATAATTTTTAGTCCTAAAAAAGTGCTAGAAAATGAAGTACAAGACAAATATATTGATAAAAAATTAATTCAAGTTGGTTATAAATTAGATAATTCGATTACCAGAATTAATCTGAAGCAAATTAATAAAAATACGACTCAAGTTCCAAGACATTTACCATTAAAAATAAATTCTTTTAATGAATCATTTAAAAATCTAGAATCATCTAAGATAGATAATTTGGATAAGTGAAATACTAGAAATATAAAGTATATGACTGAAACTTTTAGCGAGACATCAAGTTTTAATCAAGATTTAAATTCTTGAGATGTTTCAGGGGTTATTGATATGACAAATATGTTTGCAGGGGCTAAAAAATTCAATCAGAGTTTAAATTCCTGAAATACAGCAAACGTAAAGAGTATGTCGGGAATGTTTTGGGAAGCTGAAAGTTTTAATGGAAATATTTCAAATTGAAATGTTATGAATGTTGATGACATGTCAGTTATGTTTTCAGGAGCTAAAAACTTTAATCAAGACATTTCAAGATGAGACACTTCAAAAGTTGGTTCTATGAAGGGAATGTTTAGTGATGCTAAATCATTTAATCAAGACATTTCAAGATGAGACACTTCAAAAGTAGGAACTATGGAACAAATGTTTGAAAATGCTAAATCATTTAATCAGAACCTAAAAAGATGAAATGTCGAAAAAGTAACACACGCAGAGAATTTTAGAAGAGGTACTGAAAATAATTTTCTTGAAGAAAACCAACCTAACTTTGGACCGAACACCGCTAAATAA
- a CDS encoding glycosyltransferase family 2 protein produces the protein MLVSFIIASQAHLDRLKTTLDSIKHQTNNSHQTIIISDSKYTDNTKRQYIKEIFDNSENIVLSENNIPQDTATDWNCAMQLANGKYVVFVKEGDFLYPNFVEEIQKISDKYNADLIEFNQNYNGLVDDQISYNLLEANKLYDLNKDYEVFTYIQRLIYTKAFKLDIIRKNNLTFRRKVRFDHLFTYKFLSYSNTCYISDDYLSLHRISVMKYSAFDLLRQWPHIINYFRQINKYKLLSDQLTYAHYYQTCYKFLDLIEKYNNPVLYKKALNITENKLKTKINRFVKKNKVFLENKDTKFNQRMNDFERFIYSELKKIK, from the coding sequence ATGCTAGTGTCTTTTATAATTGCTTCACAAGCACATTTAGATAGATTAAAAACAACGCTTGATTCTATAAAACATCAAACTAATAACTCACACCAGACTATTATTATAAGTGATTCTAAATATACAGATAATACTAAAAGACAATATATAAAAGAAATTTTTGATAACTCAGAAAATATTGTTTTAAGCGAAAATAATATTCCACAAGATACAGCAACTGATTGAAATTGTGCAATGCAATTAGCTAATGGAAAATATGTTGTTTTTGTTAAAGAAGGCGACTTTTTATACCCAAATTTTGTTGAAGAAATTCAAAAAATCTCAGATAAATATAATGCAGATTTAATTGAATTTAATCAAAACTATAATGGTTTAGTTGATGATCAAATTTCATACAACTTATTAGAAGCTAATAAATTATATGATTTAAATAAAGATTATGAAGTTTTTACTTATATTCAAAGACTAATTTATACTAAGGCATTTAAACTTGATATTATTAGAAAAAATAACTTAACATTTAGAAGAAAAGTTAGATTTGATCATTTATTTACTTATAAATTTTTATCTTATTCAAATACTTGCTATATTTCTGATGATTATTTATCATTACATAGAATTTCAGTAATGAAATACTCAGCATTTGATTTGTTAAGACAATGACCACATATTATTAATTATTTTAGACAAATTAATAAATATAAACTTCTTAGTGATCAATTAACTTATGCTCATTATTATCAAACTTGTTATAAATTTTTAGATTTAATTGAAAAATATAACAACCCTGTTTTATATAAAAAAGCTTTAAATATCACTGAAAACAAACTAAAAACTAAAATTAATCGTTTTGTTAAAAAAAATAAAGTCTTTTTAGAAAATAAAGATACTAAATTTAACCAAAGAATGAATGATTTTGAGCGCTTTATATATAGTGAGCTTAAAAAAATAAAATAA